DNA from Apostichopus japonicus isolate 1M-3 chromosome 15, ASM3797524v1, whole genome shotgun sequence:
cgcacCCCCCGGTTTAGAAAATTCTGGATATGCCCCTgacattcgaaactaggtcagattaccggaactagacgtttctttttgcgcgagtcttcacacgtACCCTTTAAACCGACTGGGACTTTCAGATTTCCTCTGGGGAGGGTTGGCTGATAAGCGGAGACAAAGTAGGTCTATAGTTATTGCTTTTCAAGATATGAATAAGTTTTAGCAtaataaatgttatattttaactgtggTACTTTTGAGTCTCAAATCACACCTTAACTTGTAATATGTAAACCTATGACATCATTCGAACCCCCTTTCTTAATTGTTGGTAGTTATATCGAATTCACAGATTTAACTTGCGATTTATCAACGGTAATTAGATGGGGTGACGTTGTTTACGGTCACATTTCTCGCTAAGTCGAGCTTTAACACTGATAAAATAGGCGGCCTACTACAGGAAAGAGACATTTTCAACTTTATGATGGGCTCTCAAATCGCTCCACAACTCGAGTTATTTCCTTTTCCCATAAAGCTCAACAACTCGAGTTGCTACCTTTTCTATAAAGGTATCATATTTTCAGTATTGTTATGCTCTGAACAGAATGTAAATTTATCGGTCAATTAGTTGGAAATTACTTTTGGTCTAAAATACCAATGCTAAATCTAGACTATACAAAAGTATAAGCTACACTCTGGTACTATATTGGGCTATAACTCATCCATAACTCAAATCATGAACGAAAGAAATACttataggccatcagctgaagctcaaaatgtggctgtaaaatcagtttcgttccagcaacaccgggtctagacttttaatgcatttttgggtagtttaatgcatcacaaacattatatcaaaagttctccaaaaaatttcctgcagtatttttgtaacgcacccttgaaattgggtatgttatgtagacattacgtgctacgatgctatgtattaggaacacgtgctaacgttagatttggtacagtggtgcatacataccactcttttcttatatgtttaattacgactgatatatttttttgtataatagttgggtcagggttacaagaatggtggaaggggattctggtctaagggtcagtgagggttgttttcaggcattacaagttgtgcccttccccccccccccctccattttcgccaaaatggtaaaaaatcacattttcaactttgaaatatgaaatacaatttttgcacattataacttaagggttttaattataaaaatgtatcacttttaataaactcagatataatgctttgtaataaatcaaatatttttagattttccccctatgttatgaatgcatttcgtctgtgcatgtatgcgtaaatatacacatataatgaaaagttcctctccataattgttacactccccatccgAACTGTCTTACAAATGTGactccctccccctctactttacatgtagctaaatccctagttacagtgagatgtaccaatgccccaagaccagtgagttatttcttttgtataaatcaatatataagttggcacactaagacatcatggcatatcgtagatgtgaaataaagttagtcggtatatatccgttaccttagtactctttctacagtcttctgcaaaactaggtactttctccatgttacggaaacgacatgtttataattcgtattcctgcaaaaagtgtttccaagggagttaacgtataaaagaaaagatcgacaaggtttcgaatggtattttgaataataatagttctatattctacaaataatatgaataataaaggtgaatggtacaaataagtgaataacgaagacagttaacttaagccccagatagaaagaaataatgtatctattaagactgggtcgatacactcaatggtgtagtagagctgggcctttgcgatgattcaagatacaggttcttcatcaaaaggcgcggcgaggaattaataagtgattaaaagttcatccaaggacagttgtactagttataacaggatccacttcaattcactgaatggaagtcagatatggtatggaaaatggaaagtccattccgtagtagaggtgaagataattagatgaaataaaagtcactaaagacttgaatatccttcagtcaaaacttgaacagatgcacaaaacgtgttaacaatatgaataaaacaggtaacgatatgttacggcaaaacaataaagaaccgtgatattggaacagggtcaggggcgatggttccccaacaacagtatataaacctctGACTGGTTTCAGGATGCGTtatttgcgtcatcgtcatcagtaataatatgcaagaggtaaagcatgcccataacaccctcctcccccctcccctctcagcaaaaaaagtgtgatttgaagaaaatgtggatatttatcataaggtgtctggtaggtagggtaatctacgtaaaactacttatagctaaaatgaatatatgaataagatcatgttttctggttcctttaaactctggggaacaaaataatgacaacatgactttgaaaaagttaaccctgttcacaaacttcaaacttgattaaaatttcagactaagatatcaagatttaacaccatcacagttcatcctccaaatcatcttcccctgcatcaacaatctcaacatcttcttggaagttgctgcaatttctatatttacataggtctgtacacggtagttgtgcattcattcaggaacatcttcctttaagacatttgccgactctacagctactgctgacacactgaagcaaaacatctgggtcaggtggcttcgtcatccaagtgattataaggtcatcattttcaagttccATCCATatccctctggtgagagtgcatcaatcctttgctgcaatgccctactgtgaatagcagcctggttggtgcagagcttaacatgctggatcagagcatcttttgttggtggtaaactctgctctgaggaggagatgaacagaacaccttgtaccatgaaattggatatttttgagtctcacattttatgatggggtaccaatataattacaattcagctagaaatatgttgcaaattactttaataatttcaatggaaagattaacctgatattgcatctcaaagcgtttagagaattttttaattttccttgggggaggacacccatattccaaaagtcctagatccacccctgaacactcaatgaaccacacattgaagagagtactttacctttcaagatctgtatgtcttccttgtcaagaattgtatctagtttcttcaacatagagagtggtacctcacttcaatggcaacacggtcttttcctctaaatattcataaaatctgggctcatcttttttccgctctgctgcttgtcgaagcaatactttaataaaatgaaataaaaaaagcaaattgttttgcattttctgttgatcaaaatataagtttgaacaaataagaactaagacaattttatttatttaccatgtgatctgctcatcttctatggacaaacaaagacacattcaaattttgcaaaccagtgtcatgcaaaaaagaattaaaacaggctttttttgacagtacagtacattatctcttaatgttatggtttaaattatacaatggtagattatatctgttactaataataaaggaggcagatacttgttcattttggtaaagctagacaggctgaccataagaccttgcaaacctaaccttattgcacctttgttacacttatttttctaactaatataatatctctatcattcaaataaagggccacagtaagaaaactatgaagcctgtatttaacacttaggctagtgccccagatggagaatttgaaacaaatttccattcctaccaccttataacaaaacaaatcagatgaccatgccactaattatattatgttcaggtccaacactgtgccctttgacttggattctatccctcaagagctactgatcttgcattatgcaacttctcttaacacttcaactatgccacagaagtacaagtagagtcgtgtagtatgcttaggcttacctccatcgaaagtctctgcctgctgcagcttgtcctgcacccgtttgcaacgccgagtaatgtattgtttcttttcccacatataataaattgaacaggcaatacaccagagcttctgcttggtttcctcgatctttcccgtcaattcttcgtttaaaatcatatggggtctcctctggaattgtccgttttcttgcagcaatgtgcttgctatcaatgaaccgcctgtaacacttatcgtggaactccatcatactatgctgttgaacacacgcttgatcgtagtaggccatggagtaatcagtagtacggcgatatcacagtctccgccgctgagattaagccaatctttagcgcaggaagtaactttagtccatcgtttattcgtcagtgccttgactgctcaaattttacagattcaatgtgcactgagcactgtagatttccgtgtgtcggagactgactagcgcccgtgggagccgccatgtttgttgttttctacaaagattgcacacagacctcatggctcattggacaattcatatcacatggtacagatatctcactggcggacaacttttgaacgtaaaacggcaggtttcttaacatacgcaataaaaaatatagttcgatctttcgagcggaattgcaaaaaaactgcaggaaagtacatggagaacttttggatcattaatcttagttaatttatgtattcaatgctgtagagaaattttagacccgcagttgctggaacgaaacaagcgaatttcgaccttcagctgatggcctattaTATGCTAGGGATCGTACTAACCACAGTGGCCAGCCGTGCGCAACGCATAGGTATACGATTGGCTGCTGTTTTTGTCAGCGATtataactgctaacttcaagcCGATAAAGAAACAAATTGTAGTTCACGATCAAGAAACAGACCAGAGAGAAAGAAAACGTCACTTTCTGCGTTCTACAGTAGTTTGAGTAGGATAAAAACTTCGTATACAAAGGATAACATGCTAAATTAAAAACTTCATTAGCTTGCAAATCTTACGCCGGTAACGGACATACGGCAGTGTGTACCGAATTGACGGTGACGCaaaggtttgttttgttttgatgacAATTCCTATGAATCATTGCTAAATTTAACAAACCGGTCTATTTGGTACAACTCGTAAAGTCACACCCAAATCACTTACCAAAAAGAGTACAGTAATATAAGCTCCCCTTACGGGCATCAATCCATTTTGCATTACACTGGAAGACAGTCACATACTTCATAGAGATTCAGTGCATTAACTTGCCAAAAGAAGGAAAACGCGAGGCAGCATTATTCtctaacgttaggctacgcCGGATACCTGTCACACTCACAGTAAAGTACGTACTGTGCAGTGTACAGTAGGTAAGGCCTAGGTTATTGTTCACATTAAGATCAGGTTGATTGTGCATTATACAAATACACAGTAGCTTACTGTATtgtaaatttgaatatatagaTGCTTCATTTTCTATACCTTCATTGAGGTGGTGTGCACTtaaccttgttttttttatctactGGAAATGGAATTGATTCCCATGCAGCCTATGTCTGAGTGAATCGTACTGTATAACAACTCCCAACAATGTGGTACTGGTAATTTGTGCAACTTATTGCAAAATATATTTGGTGTTAAACATGATATATAAAtcatcaaagtggctattcttacgactagttgtaagaataatttccgactacgcatgtgcagttgctattttcatgaccaggagtactatttttacgacgaggagtaacaataatttgcggttagggtaagggttaggattgaggtttagggttatgtttagggttagggttacccctactacatgtgcagttgctttatttactttactgcacttgaatttgcctttgtcgtaagaatagtttataaataattgttacgactcgtcgtaagaatagccacggccataaATCATCTGAGAGAAGTCACATCCTGATATGTGATTTTCTGTTTGGCATGTTAAACAGATTCATCAACTGGAGGAAGCAAATATGTCAGCAGAAGCCGGGAGAGAAAATGCTATGAGTCTCCGTACTCCACCCACATCAACAAATACAGGTCAAGCAGCTTCTGTGAAGATAAAAGGTGCCCCTAGTAAATATGTCAAACTCAATGTTGGAGGAACCTTGTTCTACACTACTATTGGAACTTTGACCAAACTGGACAATATGTTGAGAGCAATGTTCAGTGGAAGGATGGAGGTTCTGACAGACTCTGAAGGTAAAGTGTGCCCTCAAAACAATTGTTCATATTCCAACATCAACATGTATTCTGAAGGTAAAGTTTGTCCTCAAAACAATTGTTCATATTCCAACATGTTCTCTGAAGGTAAAGTGTGTCCTCAAAACAATTGTGCATATTccaacatatatactgtacatgtactcggAAGGTAAAGTAAGTCCTCCAAACAATTGTTCATATTCCAACATGATCAGTTACAAAATATGATGTCCGTATAATCCTTCAATagaaatatgtacagtaacatgGAAACATTTACATTGTttgcatatacagtatgtgaaaATCTCAGATTTAGTCTAAACTGATAGTAATGCAAATCAGACAATTTCTTGTGTAAAGTAACTGTGGAAACTGCAATTGTATCATAGAGagtacctacagtactgtaaatcAACATGGTTCGATCAGTTCAGTAACTATCCATTGACCATCAATCAAAATGTTCTCGCCATCCTGCTATTGTTAAATAGAACTTTGGCTTTGGGAACTCAACAATGCACTATGTAAATTCGTCCTGTTGACAATTGACCCCAAAGCTCTtcagttttattcaaatttgtgtTTATCATTTCTTCTGCTTAGTACCAAGCCTATCATTGCTCATATTTCTCATTGAAGAAGTTTCTGTTCACCATCATAACCTGATAATGAAAGCAAAAGATAtctcaaaataaaagaaagtgaCGGAGTAAATCTATAAaccatttattttttatataagtGTACCCATAGTATCCTTCTGATACACTATAGTAAGACCAAATGTTATGGTCATCTGGGTACATTAATACAAATTAACTGTATGTAAACACCGAACTCTACAACAGGATATTATTGTTTGAGCAGAAATAAGTCATTTGTTAGACTGAATTGAAGCATAGCTTCACAAGTTGAACACAGTAAACACTAGTAACTTTTACAcgaatactgtactgtactttcaaTTTGATGAAATTGTGTCGTTTTCTATTTTTCACAGTATATTAATTTTCACCCTCATGAGGCATTAATTGACATTCCCATGGAGTTGGTGTTAGGGGGATTTCTTAACTGTTTTCTCTTGTAAGAATTGTAAAGAATGAGGAGACATTAATGAATACTCTTTGTGCGAACTACAATACAGTACCAGAGATGAACCTTATGCTGACAGTTAATTACGGCCCCAATTTAGCGACGGCATCTTAGGTCTACTAACAGATGGCAATTGTTTCATTTCTCGTGAGTTCAATTAGCCCTGCCTCTTCTTTTTGGAAACTACTTTAATCGACAATCTCTAGCTTCATGAAAGTCtaaaaatttgcattttaattGTAATGAAGTTCTGTCTTGAGTATGTTTGGTTGATTGCCAGCATGGTTTTTCATTCAATCTCATAATCTTTTGTAGGTTGGATCCTAATTGACCGGAATGGAAAACACTTTGgaacaattttaaatttcctGAGAGATGGCAAGTCGATTTTACCTCGTTCCCGCCAAGATCTGGAAGAGCTGCAAGCAGAAGCAAAGTATTACCTGGTCTCAGAGCTGcttgaaaaatgtcaaaaagcTCTCAAACTGAAGAAAGATGAATTTTTCCCTGTTTGTCGAATTCCAGTCATTACATCACCCAGAGAAGCAAAGCTTTTAGTTGCCAAAACGAGAAAGGTAGGGGTCATTAATTATATGGCAGTGAAAGTGATAGGCAATCCTCTGTGATTAATAGCTTTATATTTGTACGTAGTAGGCATGATGTGCTACAATAATTAATACTCAATATATGGAATAAATGGCATTTAGACTTTGGACTTAGGAGTTGCCAAAAGTTAATAACAATGCATCTTTATCTTATTGGTTCAAATTGCATAGTTTTAAGAAATAAACAAGAAATGGTTGTAATATAAATCATTACAAGTCTTTCTTTTCACCTCGATGTGGCagatataattataaaataaacagTTTTGGTAACAAATAGTTGAAAGTCAAGAGTGAACGCATTGACTGCTCTTCAGTTATGCAAAATCTTTAGTTAAGGAAACTCTAGTCTGTGGCATTCGGTGATTGTGGGTGTACTGTACCTTGTGATGAACTTGAATAATGTGCAGTGTAAGACACATGGTCAACTTCctcaatttgttttattttctacaGCCTTTGGTGAGACTCTTGTTCAACAGGGCAAACAACAAGTATTCATACACAAGGTAAGCATAATGGAAGAATTTTAATGAAGATTATACTGTATGCTGTCTATGGTGAAACTAAATGACCAGTGTTCATCTTTATGCAGGAATGGTGCTGGAGGAGTGATGGAGGGTCGCTGAACCAAAGACTTAAAATTGTGAACCTAAGCCTCAGTCTGCTCAGCAAAAAGATTCAATTTATCACAGCAAAGTATTGAGCGAGAGTTGAGAAAGTTCCTTTATCTATCTGGTTACATTACCTTTTAGACCTGATCAAGTAGTACAGTAGTCAGCTTTTAAGAATTAATTTgcaaaaatttgaatatttggctgttgtcagagcagaatggaATACTGTAAGAAAGCCTTTGCCTGTAGAATTGTCTATTGCGATTGCAAATCGAGAGTTTACCAAAGTTAGATGAAATTCAATAAATGTCTTCAACATACTTTGAATGAGGAGGTTTTATCCAAATCAAGTCAAACTGCTCTGAATTTGTATGTTGTTTGAGTTGCAGACATTGCATGTgctctacagtacagtaggtgtaAACTATATTGAGCTCTACCAATTGAGTTCTACTTCATGTGTTCTTTGGTCTCTATCAATGGTTGTTGCTAACATCCAAGACATCGATCAGTTTGTACCTGCTCTTTCATGCTTCAGTGCCTCAGatgacaacattttgaaaaacattGAGATGTTTGACAAGCTCTCGTTAAGATTTCATGGAAGGGTCAACTTTGTGAAAGATGTCAGCAGTGGTAACGATGAGATATGCTGCTGGACGTATTATGGAAGAGGTGTGCAGGTAGCAGAGATCAGCTGTACATCCATTGTCTATACCAGTGAGAAAAAACAGACCAAAGTgagttttgattttgtttgttgttgtagaGCTCTCAGCACCTGAGAAGTCAAGGGTAAACAGTATATTTTTACACTGTTGCACTGTTTTTATGGCTGTTTTAAGTGTAGTACAACTGAGTAGATGTAGATATGATGAATCTTTAAGTCCAAGCTTTGGTACTACTACTTTCCTTATTCTGTTGTGCCATCTTAATCACTTCATTGTTTTAGCATTGAGTACACAGTACAAAATGTTGACACCCACTTGGATCAGAATTGCGACCCACTTGATGAAATGTTCACACTCACTGAGGTTTAGTACTTTATATTGAGACCTATCTGTTTATCTCTCTGTAGGTTGAGTTTCCAGAGGCAAGGATACTGGAAGAGACATTGAATGTCTTGCTCTATGAAGAAGTGGAACCTTTAGTACTTTATATTAAGACCTATCTGTTTGTCTCTCTGTAGGTTGAGTTTCCAGAGGCAAGGATACTGGAAGAGACATTGAATGTCTTGCTCTATGAAGAAGTGGAACCTTTAGTACTTTATATTAAGACCTATCTGTTTGTCTCTCTGTAGGTTGAGTTTCCAGAGGCAAGGATACTGGAAGAGACATTGAATGTCTTGCTCTATGAAGAAGTGGAACCTTTAGTACTTTATATTAAGACCTATCTGTTTGTCTCTCTGTAGGTTGAGTTTCCAGAGGCAAGGATACTGGAAGAGACATTGAATGTCTTGCTCTATGAAGAAGTGGAAAGTGAAAGCGACGACTTTGATTTTGACTTTGCTCGTGTGAGGGACAGAGGTTGTTTGTACAGCGATGACGAAGATGACCATGGTGCTAAAGTGAAACCATGAGAAGCCAGCCAGGAAAGAAGGAGGAGTAGAGCTGGGATATACTGCAGAGACTCACTAGCGGTTGATAATCATGGCCCGTTGATGGCTCATCTGATGAGCAGAGAGTTGGCAGGGAAGAAGCCCAAGTATGGACGTTGGTTTTCTGTTTATAGGAAACATTTAAGAATATTTTATAAGAGCAAGATTTTGGCAAACAGaaataattttatataaaagTTAAGAAATAGTTTATTTAGATATAGTAAAAGTTGCTTTATGCATGTTCATGAAAGAGGTTGTTGCTGTGGTTAACATTAGCGAGTGTACTGTCGTCATCTTGTTGATTTTGACAGTCTACAGGGTTCAACAGTTCCACAGCAATTCCACACAGATACTAACCACATAGCTGTTACATAGAACGAGAAGCTAAGGTGGGTTGTAACCATTACATGTAGTAAACCTTCAATTGTGCTACCAGCTGATGAATAGGCCGCAGTAGCTTCAAGATTTGCATTTGGACTGTGTAGCTTTCATTGACATATATGGCATAAAGCCATAGTTCTCTTAATTCAAACATAAGTCTTAAAATGGAGCAATTAGCATCAACAGTACTTCTGAATTTCTGATAGCACACAAAGAAGGAATGGTTTATAGGGCTGACCCTGAACTTAAGTGGTTCTGCACAATAGACTTGTGTGCCTAATCCCAATCTAGTATTAAAGGACAATATTGGGCACGAAAATAAGTTTGATAGGTTTTAGACTGACATTGAAAACCAATGCTACAGTATCAGTGCAGATTGCATTTTTGTATCAACTTCAAGTTTTGAGAGATGCCactttaaagtttaaaaaatgaaaGTCCCAAACTATATTGTCTAAAACATAGACTACAGATTTTGATGTATtagatcagttcctcagatgcaacataaAACTTGGGGGGAAAAGATAAGAATTTTGTGGGCCTAAAATGACATGTTTGCAATGTTTTATAAACTTGTAAAGGACAAATTATGTTTAATCTCATGTACATACTCAAGGTTGCTCTGTTCAGCCTGTTGTTTAAATGAATGTTTAaatgaacatgttttggttgaaaTAGTAGAACTTTTAAAATGATGTTACTAACAAAATGCCAACACTGTGGAGCCGACATCATCAATAAAGTCTCAAAAGagattttagcatattttaaggtgaatatcttaaaaacagggttatttataaaaatatcacTGGCACTCAAGAATTCATTTTTCTTGGATTATTGCATTCAAGACTGAAAT
Protein-coding regions in this window:
- the LOC139980746 gene encoding BTB/POZ domain-containing adapter for CUL3-mediated RhoA degradation protein 3-like isoform X1; translated protein: MSAEAGRENAMSLRTPPTSTNTGQAASVKIKGAPSKYVKLNVGGTLFYTTIGTLTKLDNMLRAMFSGRMEVLTDSEGWILIDRNGKHFGTILNFLRDGKSILPRSRQDLEELQAEAKYYLVSELLEKCQKALKLKKDEFFPVCRIPVITSPREAKLLVAKTRKPLVRLLFNRANNKYSYTSASDDNILKNIEMFDKLSLRFHGRVNFVKDVSSGNDEICCWTYYGRGVQVAEISCTSIVYTSEKKQTKVEFPEARILEETLNVLLYEEVESESDDFDFDFARVRDRGCLYSDDEDDHGAKVKP
- the LOC139980746 gene encoding BTB/POZ domain-containing adapter for CUL3-mediated RhoA degradation protein 3-like isoform X2, producing the protein MSAEAGRENAMSLRTPPTSTNTGQAASVKIKGAPSKYVKLNVGGTLFYTTIGTLTKLDNMLRAMFSGRMEVLTDSEGWILIDRNGKHFGTILNFLRDGKSILPRSRQDLEELQAEAKYYLVSELLEKCQKALKLKKDEFFPVCRIPVITSPREAKLLVAKTRKPLVRLLFNRANNKYSYTSASDDNILKNIEMFDKLSLRFHGRVNFVKDVSSGNDEICCWTYYGRGVQVAEISCTSIVYTSEKKQTKVEFPEARILEETLNVLLYEEVEPLVLYIKTYLFVSL